Within Streptomyces roseirectus, the genomic segment TGATCCCCTTCGGGTCCTCCGACACCGAGCGCGAGTCGCACGTCAAGCGCTTCCGCCAGGCCCTGGACGCCACCGGCATGACCGTCCCGATGGCCACCACCAACCTCTTCACCCACCCCGTCTTCAAGGACGGCGCGTTCACCGCGAACGACCGCGACGTGCGCCGCTACGCCTTGCGCAAGACGGTCCGCAACATCGACCTGGCCGTCGAGCTGGGCGCCAAGACGTACGTCGCCTGGGGCGGCCGCGAGGGCGCCGAGTCCGGCGCCGCCAAGGACGTGCGCGTGGCGCTCGACCGCATGAAGGAGGCGTTCGACCTCCTCGGCGAGTACGTCACCGCCCAGGGCTACGACCTGAAGTTCGCGATCGAGCCCAAGCCGAACGAGCCCCGCGGCGACATCCTCCTGCCGACCGTCGGGCACGCGCTCGCGTTCATCGAGCGCCTGGAGCGGCCCGAGCTGTACGGCGTGAACCCCGAGGTGGGCCACGAGCAGATGGCCGGCCTGAACTTCCCGCACGGCATCGCGCAGGCGCTGTGGGCGGGCAAGCTCTTCCACATCGACCTCAACGGCCAGTCGGGCATCAAGTACGACCAGGACCTGCGGTTCGGCGCCGGTGACCTGCGCTCCGCGTTCTGGCTGGTCGACCTCCTGGAGAGCGCCGGGTACGCGGGTCCGAAGCACTTCGACTTCAAGCCCCCGCGCACCGAGGACTTCGACGGCGTCTGGGCGTCCGCGGCCGGCTGCATGCGCAACTACCTGATCCTCAAGGAGCGCGCGCTCGCCTTCCGCGCCGACCCGGAGGTCCAGGAGGCCCTGCGCGCGTCCCGGCTCGACGAGCTGGCCCAGCCCACCGCCGCCGACGGCCTCGACGCGCTCCTCGCCGACCGCGCCGCCTTCGAGGACTTCGACGTCGATGCCGCCGCCGCCCGCGGCATGGCCTTCGAACGCCTCGACCAGCTCGCCATGGACCACCTCCTGGGCGCCCGCGGCTGATCTCCCTCCACGCGCGCGTGCCCGTCGGTGTCCAGGGCGGCCGGGACGGGCGAACCGTCCCGGCCGGACGGGCACGCGCGCGTGGGCGGTACACGGCGAGCCGACGACCGGGCTGCGGCTCTCGCCCCACGCGCGCGTACTGCACCCGTACGACCACTCGTGCGGCGTTCCGCGTGCATTGCGCCGGAATCGTGCCCTCCAGGGCCTGAGCCGGTACCAACTCCCGCGCACAGGCCCCGCCCGGCCCGGACCGGGGCCAGTGTGGTTCCCATGGCCACTCCGCCCGTACCTCCGCATCCGCCCTCCGGCGGCGGTTTCGGCGCCCCGCCACCCGACGCCGACGACCGGCGCCCCCGCAGGCGCCGCACACCCCTGTTCGCCGCCCTGGCCGCGCTGCTGGCCGTCGCGGTGATCGTGATCGCCGTCCTGGCGACCGACGGGAACAGCGGCCCCGACGACGAGAAGGACTCCGGGAACACCTCCGGCCCGCCCTTCGAGCTGCCGAGCAGACTCCCCACCGGAATCCTCCCGACCCGGTTCCCCTCACTGCCCAGCGACCTCCCGACCGCG encodes:
- the xylA gene encoding xylose isomerase, with protein sequence MSYQPTPEDRFTFGLWTVGWQGRDPFGEATRGALDPVETVQRLSELGAYGVTFHDDDLIPFGSSDTERESHVKRFRQALDATGMTVPMATTNLFTHPVFKDGAFTANDRDVRRYALRKTVRNIDLAVELGAKTYVAWGGREGAESGAAKDVRVALDRMKEAFDLLGEYVTAQGYDLKFAIEPKPNEPRGDILLPTVGHALAFIERLERPELYGVNPEVGHEQMAGLNFPHGIAQALWAGKLFHIDLNGQSGIKYDQDLRFGAGDLRSAFWLVDLLESAGYAGPKHFDFKPPRTEDFDGVWASAAGCMRNYLILKERALAFRADPEVQEALRASRLDELAQPTAADGLDALLADRAAFEDFDVDAAAARGMAFERLDQLAMDHLLGARG